CTGCGCGCTGTATGCGATGCTACATAGTAGGGATGGTCAGCATTGCCGGAGATGGAAAATGAGCAGTCCGGTGAAGGAAAAAGCGACAATGGTAGAACTTTCCATTAACGGCAAGAGCGTCCAGGTAAAATCCGGAACTACGATACTGAACGCGGCGCGCGGTATCGGCATCAGCATCCCTACACTTTGCTACATGGAGAAGCTCAAACCGATCGGCTCGTGCCGTCTCTGCTCCGTGGAAGTTGAAGGGATCGATTCATCCGTTATGTCTTGCACCACGCCGGTAACGCAGGGGATGAAGGTCACTACCCACAGCGAGAAACTGGAAAAATACAGGCAGGACATGATGAAGATGATCCTTCTGAATCATCCTCTCGACTGCCCGGTATGCGAACGCTCGGGCGAATGTTCGCTTCAAAACAGGACTTTTGAACTGAACGTCCTCGGCCATGACTGGAAGACAAACAGCCATAAAAAGGTTCCGGTGGTCGACTGGAGGCTCATCCGATACGACGAG
This Nitrospinota bacterium DNA region includes the following protein-coding sequences:
- a CDS encoding 2Fe-2S iron-sulfur cluster-binding protein, with translation MSSPVKEKATMVELSINGKSVQVKSGTTILNAARGIGISIPTLCYMEKLKPIGSCRLCSVEVEGIDSSVMSCTTPVTQGMKVTTHSEKLEKYRQDMMKMILLNHPLDCPVCERSGECSLQNRTFELNVLGHDWKTNSHKKVPVVDWRLIRYDENLCIMCERCVKVCLEVQGVGAYKVDGNGYAAKINTVTGEPLDCDFCGQCISVCP